A window of Photobacterium sp. GJ3 contains these coding sequences:
- the rsxA gene encoding electron transport complex subunit RsxA, protein MTEYLLLLIGTVLVNNFVLVKFLGLCPFMGVSKKLETAIGMGLATTFVLTLASVSAYLVEAYILEPLGIEYLRTLSFILVIAVVVQFTEMVVHKTSPTLYRLLGIFLPLITTNCAVLGVALLNINERHNFIESVVYGFGAAVGFSLVLVLFAAMRERIAAADVPSPFKGASIAMITAGLMSLAFMGFTGLVKL, encoded by the coding sequence ATGACGGAATACCTGTTACTTCTGATCGGAACGGTCCTGGTCAACAATTTCGTTCTGGTCAAATTTCTCGGACTCTGCCCTTTTATGGGGGTCTCCAAAAAACTGGAAACCGCAATCGGGATGGGATTGGCGACCACCTTTGTGCTGACACTGGCGTCGGTATCTGCATATCTGGTTGAAGCCTATATCCTTGAGCCCCTCGGGATTGAATACCTCCGTACGCTGAGCTTTATCCTGGTGATTGCGGTGGTTGTTCAGTTCACAGAGATGGTGGTCCACAAAACCAGCCCGACCCTGTATCGGTTGCTGGGGATTTTCCTGCCTCTGATTACGACGAACTGTGCCGTGCTCGGGGTTGCCTTGCTGAACATCAATGAACGACATAACTTCATTGAATCCGTGGTTTACGGGTTTGGCGCTGCGGTTGGCTTTTCTCTGGTTCTGGTCCTGTTTGCGGCCATGCGTGAACGAATCGCTGCAGCCGATGTCCCCTCGCCGTTCAAAGGTGCATCCATTGCGATGATCACTGCGGGCTTAATGTCGCTTGCCTTCATGGGCTTCACCGGATTAGTGAAACTGTAA
- the uvrB gene encoding excinuclease ABC subunit UvrB: protein MSKAFQLASSFSPSGDQPTAINQLLEGLDSGLAHQTLLGVTGSGKTFTMANVIAQANRPTLILAPNKTLAAQLYGEMKEFFPENAVEYFVSYYDYYQPEAYVPTTDTFIEKDASVNAHIEQMRLSATKALLERRDVVIVASVSAIYGLGDPDSYLKMMLHLRRGDMIDQRDILRRLAELQYTRNDLAFERGTFRVRGEVIDIFPAESEHDAIRIELFDEEVDQISRFDPLTGAVIQKDLPRATIYPKTHYVTPREKILEAVDQIKADLQIRRQQLLDNNKLVEEQRITQRTQFDLEMMHELGYCSGIENYSRYLSGRAEGEPPPTLFDYLPPDGLLIIDESHVTVSQIGAMFRGDRSRKENLVEYGFRLPSALDNRPMKFEEFEAIAPQTIYVSATPGDYELTKSDGDVAEQVVRPTGLLDPIIEVRPVTTQVDDLLSEIRIRESLNERVLVTTLTKRMAEDLTEYLDEHGVRVRYLHSDIDTVERVEIIRDLRLGEFDVLVGINLLREGLDMPEVSLVAILDADKEGFLRSERSLIQTIGRAARNLSGKAILYADRITGSMQRAMGETERRREKQQEYNQQRGIEPQALNKQVADILELGQGRTRRTSKAEQLHKVAERQGTYSVMSPQELELEIQKLEAQMYDMAQNLEFEKAAQIRDQIHRLREQFIANS from the coding sequence ATGAGTAAAGCGTTTCAACTGGCTTCGTCTTTTTCTCCTTCGGGTGACCAGCCTACAGCAATCAACCAGCTTCTGGAGGGCTTGGATTCGGGTCTGGCGCATCAGACTTTGCTCGGTGTTACTGGTTCGGGTAAAACCTTTACCATGGCGAATGTGATCGCTCAGGCGAACCGACCCACTTTAATTTTGGCGCCGAATAAAACCCTGGCGGCACAGTTGTACGGTGAGATGAAAGAATTTTTCCCGGAAAACGCCGTAGAATATTTCGTGTCTTACTACGATTACTATCAGCCGGAAGCCTATGTGCCGACAACAGATACCTTTATCGAAAAAGATGCATCTGTGAATGCGCACATTGAGCAGATGCGGCTGTCTGCCACCAAAGCCTTGCTGGAGCGCAGGGATGTGGTGATTGTCGCGTCCGTTTCTGCAATTTATGGCCTGGGTGATCCGGATTCCTATCTGAAAATGATGTTGCATCTGCGTCGGGGCGACATGATTGATCAGCGTGACATCCTCCGGCGTTTAGCCGAATTGCAGTACACCCGAAACGATCTGGCGTTTGAGCGTGGCACCTTTAGAGTGCGCGGGGAAGTCATTGATATCTTCCCGGCAGAGTCTGAACATGACGCAATTCGCATTGAGCTCTTTGATGAAGAAGTTGATCAGATCAGCCGCTTCGATCCGCTCACGGGCGCTGTGATTCAAAAAGATCTGCCCAGGGCAACGATTTATCCGAAAACACATTACGTCACCCCGCGTGAAAAGATTCTGGAAGCCGTCGATCAGATTAAGGCGGATTTACAAATCCGGCGCCAGCAACTGCTCGACAACAATAAGCTGGTGGAAGAGCAACGGATTACCCAGCGCACACAGTTTGATCTGGAAATGATGCACGAGCTGGGTTACTGCTCCGGGATTGAGAACTACTCACGTTACCTCAGTGGTCGCGCGGAGGGGGAGCCGCCACCAACCTTGTTTGATTACCTGCCGCCGGATGGCCTCCTCATTATTGATGAGTCCCATGTGACGGTGTCGCAGATTGGCGCGATGTTCCGGGGAGACCGTTCCCGGAAAGAGAATCTGGTGGAGTACGGCTTCCGCCTGCCTTCCGCGCTGGATAACCGGCCGATGAAGTTTGAAGAGTTTGAAGCCATTGCCCCACAGACAATTTATGTCTCGGCGACGCCCGGGGATTATGAGCTGACCAAATCAGATGGGGATGTGGCCGAGCAGGTGGTGCGTCCGACCGGATTACTGGATCCCATCATTGAAGTGCGCCCTGTGACGACTCAGGTGGACGATCTGTTGTCTGAAATCCGGATTCGTGAATCCCTGAATGAGCGGGTGCTGGTGACGACGCTGACCAAGCGCATGGCAGAAGATCTGACTGAATATCTGGATGAGCACGGTGTCCGGGTACGTTATCTGCACTCCGATATTGATACCGTTGAGCGGGTGGAAATAATCCGGGATTTGCGATTGGGTGAATTCGATGTGCTGGTGGGGATCAACCTGTTGCGGGAGGGGTTGGATATGCCGGAGGTCTCTCTGGTTGCCATTCTGGATGCGGATAAAGAAGGTTTCCTGCGCTCCGAGCGATCCCTGATTCAGACGATTGGCCGGGCGGCCAGGAACCTCTCAGGAAAAGCGATTTTGTATGCGGACCGAATCACGGGATCCATGCAGCGTGCGATGGGAGAAACAGAGCGGCGTCGGGAAAAACAACAGGAATACAATCAGCAGCGTGGGATTGAGCCGCAGGCGCTGAATAAGCAAGTCGCTGATATTCTTGAACTCGGCCAGGGTCGCACCCGTCGTACCAGCAAAGCAGAGCAACTTCACAAAGTGGCTGAGCGGCAGGGGACTTATTCAGTGATGTCGCCGCAGGAGCTGGAGTTGGAAATCCAGAAGCTGGAAGCGCAAATGTATGATATGGCGCAGAATCTTGAGTTTGAAAAAGCAGCGCAGATACGCGATCAGATCCACCGTTTGCGTGAACAGTTTATCGCAAACAGTTAA
- the luxO gene encoding quorum-sensing sigma-54 dependent transcriptional regulator LuxO has product MENQLKVRQVLMVEDTASVAALYKSYLNPLGLDVKIVGTGSDALKAFQSFVPDLVLLDLRLPDMTGMAVLEEIRQNHPKLPVVIMTAHGSIDVAVEAMRFGAKDFLIKPCEADRLRITVNNALKRDQENSRTRADLTQGAQYQGFIGTSLPMQAVYRVIESAASSKATVFITGESGTGKEVCAEAVHAASPRSNMPFVALNCAAIPKELIESELFGHVKGAFTGALTERQGAVELANKGTLFLDELCEMDLELQSKLLRFIQTGTYQKVGSSVTNAVDVRFVCATNRNPWEEVKQGRFREDLYYRLHVIPISLPPLRERADDVIEIAHALLGHISVEEGKRFSRFAPDVLERFRYHTWPGNVRELQNVIRNIVVLNDGEEVLMQMLPPSVTSESGAEIASYPGEPTPSVSVVAAEKPQATSPAQIEPLWSVEKRTIQNAIAVCDGNIPRAAGLLEVSPSTIYRKLQAWQEAESSQREKE; this is encoded by the coding sequence ATGGAGAATCAGCTGAAAGTACGGCAGGTCCTGATGGTCGAAGATACGGCTTCAGTGGCGGCTTTGTACAAATCCTACCTGAATCCTCTGGGTTTGGATGTCAAAATTGTTGGCACTGGGTCTGATGCGCTCAAAGCATTTCAATCCTTTGTGCCCGATCTGGTTTTACTGGATTTACGGTTACCGGATATGACTGGGATGGCGGTTCTTGAAGAAATCCGGCAAAACCATCCGAAGCTGCCGGTCGTGATCATGACAGCCCATGGTTCCATTGATGTGGCTGTGGAGGCCATGCGGTTTGGCGCGAAAGATTTTCTGATCAAACCTTGTGAAGCGGATCGGCTGCGGATCACGGTCAATAATGCGTTGAAGCGCGATCAGGAAAACAGCCGAACCCGGGCAGATTTGACACAAGGTGCACAATACCAAGGCTTTATCGGAACCAGTTTGCCGATGCAGGCCGTTTATCGTGTGATTGAATCGGCTGCTTCCAGTAAGGCAACGGTCTTTATTACCGGCGAAAGCGGAACCGGGAAAGAGGTGTGTGCCGAGGCAGTCCATGCGGCCAGTCCGCGCTCGAACATGCCTTTTGTGGCCTTAAACTGTGCCGCGATTCCGAAAGAGCTGATTGAAAGTGAGTTGTTCGGGCATGTCAAAGGTGCCTTTACTGGTGCACTGACCGAACGGCAGGGTGCTGTGGAACTTGCGAACAAAGGCACCTTGTTTCTTGATGAGCTTTGCGAAATGGATTTGGAATTGCAAAGCAAATTGCTACGCTTCATCCAAACCGGTACTTATCAGAAGGTGGGATCTTCGGTCACGAATGCGGTGGATGTCCGTTTTGTCTGTGCGACCAACCGAAATCCCTGGGAAGAGGTGAAGCAAGGCCGATTCCGTGAAGATCTCTATTATCGACTCCATGTGATTCCAATCAGCCTGCCACCTTTACGGGAACGTGCGGACGATGTCATTGAAATTGCACATGCTTTGCTCGGCCACATCTCGGTTGAAGAAGGAAAACGCTTCAGCCGTTTTGCGCCGGATGTGCTCGAACGGTTTCGTTATCACACCTGGCCGGGGAATGTCCGGGAGCTGCAAAATGTGATTCGGAACATTGTTGTATTGAATGATGGCGAAGAAGTGCTCATGCAAATGCTTCCGCCATCGGTAACCTCAGAATCTGGCGCTGAAATTGCATCTTATCCTGGTGAGCCTACGCCGTCTGTTTCGGTTGTTGCTGCTGAGAAGCCTCAGGCAACGTCACCGGCCCAGATTGAACCTTTGTGGAGCGTAGAGAAACGCACGATTCAGAATGCTATCGCAGTTTGTGATGGAAATATTCCCCGTGCGGCCGGACTGCTTGAAGTGAGTCCCTCTACGATTTATCGAAAGTTACAGGCTTGGCAAGAGGCTGAAAGTAGTCAAAGGGAGAAAGAGTAG
- a CDS encoding Hpt domain-containing protein, which translates to MTAMINEATLKRLAEEVGQETVALLLEVFSGELEQYLQQLAEQPSVMQVREISHAIKSSAASFGADDLALMAQECESRVKQGQETWVSEHLPELQELVGDMAQQYRHLASNQEAFNRIF; encoded by the coding sequence ATGACTGCCATGATTAACGAAGCAACATTAAAGCGGCTGGCTGAAGAAGTTGGTCAGGAAACTGTTGCACTCTTGCTTGAAGTTTTCAGCGGTGAGTTAGAGCAGTACTTACAGCAATTGGCAGAGCAGCCAAGTGTCATGCAAGTCCGCGAAATCAGTCACGCAATTAAAAGCAGTGCGGCCAGTTTCGGGGCCGATGATTTAGCCCTGATGGCTCAGGAGTGCGAGTCCCGTGTGAAACAGGGACAAGAAACTTGGGTCAGTGAACACTTACCTGAGCTACAGGAACTGGTTGGTGATATGGCGCAACAGTATCGACATTTAGCCTCGAATCAGGAGGCTTTCAACCGCATTTTTTAA
- the yvcK gene encoding uridine diphosphate-N-acetylglucosamine-binding protein YvcK: protein MTSQPSSDSQLSRAKVVAIGGGHGLGRILSSLSDLGSNVTGVVATTDNGGSTGRIRASMGGIAWGDTRNCINQLITEPSIGSMLFEYRFRGNGELNGHNLGNLILSALDNLCIRPLEAINLIREILHVETYILPMSEHPTDLAAWLPDGTIVSGETSIDELQQIPKRLLIEPSVPATKETLVAIKQADLILLGPGSFLTSIMPPLLLSDLAHELKVCNAPIYFIANLDKEKGPAGNMSLETMLHWCERAMGGRKIDGILSAQHHPELAADYEQVVGEFASRNHEWRHDRQKLKNAVESLLIRG from the coding sequence ATGACCAGCCAACCCTCTTCTGATTCTCAATTATCACGCGCAAAAGTTGTTGCTATTGGTGGCGGCCACGGACTTGGGCGGATTCTTTCTTCGCTCTCTGACCTGGGTTCCAATGTCACCGGTGTTGTAGCCACCACAGATAACGGCGGTTCCACAGGCAGAATTCGTGCTTCCATGGGGGGCATTGCCTGGGGCGACACCAGAAACTGTATTAATCAGCTCATTACGGAACCTTCTATCGGTTCCATGTTGTTTGAATACAGGTTCAGGGGGAACGGAGAACTCAACGGCCACAATCTGGGGAACCTGATCCTAAGTGCCTTAGACAATCTGTGTATCCGCCCCTTAGAAGCCATCAACCTGATCCGGGAAATTTTACACGTCGAGACCTATATTCTGCCGATGTCCGAACATCCAACTGATCTGGCAGCATGGCTCCCGGATGGCACGATTGTCAGCGGCGAAACCAGTATTGATGAACTCCAACAGATCCCCAAGCGCTTACTGATCGAGCCGTCCGTTCCGGCAACCAAAGAAACACTGGTTGCCATCAAACAAGCTGATTTGATCCTGCTAGGACCAGGCAGCTTTCTGACCAGCATTATGCCGCCATTACTCCTGAGCGATCTTGCCCATGAATTAAAAGTGTGTAACGCGCCGATTTACTTCATTGCCAATCTCGACAAAGAAAAAGGACCGGCGGGGAACATGTCGCTGGAAACCATGCTGCACTGGTGTGAACGTGCGATGGGGGGAAGAAAAATCGATGGCATTCTGTCCGCACAACACCATCCGGAGCTTGCAGCGGATTATGAACAAGTGGTTGGGGAGTTTGCCTCCCGCAACCACGAATGGCGTCATGACAGACAGAAATTAAAAAATGCGGTTGAAAGCCTCCTGATTCGAGGCTAA
- a CDS encoding LON peptidase substrate-binding domain-containing protein, producing the protein MSDMIPLIFQQRHILPGGRIPVRIPPGSQMETFKVALASENGFGICMFDEDEHGQHFCYIGTRVTVEDFDISSQDGALIATLYGQNNFRIKALHQADNGVFYAEPEEIPQWPDMALKQDQQQLAEKLNVMFKNHPELDKLHQTKHLNNLSWLCQRWLELLPMPAFQKQALLTAPDCLDTYDYLQSIMQQNH; encoded by the coding sequence ATGAGTGACATGATCCCATTGATATTTCAACAGCGTCACATCCTGCCTGGCGGTCGGATCCCAGTGCGAATCCCACCTGGCAGCCAGATGGAAACGTTCAAAGTTGCCCTGGCCTCAGAAAATGGGTTTGGTATCTGCATGTTTGATGAAGACGAACATGGCCAGCATTTTTGCTATATCGGTACCCGAGTGACTGTCGAGGATTTTGACATCTCCAGTCAGGACGGCGCCCTGATCGCCACGCTGTATGGTCAGAACAATTTTCGAATCAAGGCATTGCATCAAGCGGATAATGGTGTGTTCTATGCTGAACCGGAAGAAATTCCGCAATGGCCGGATATGGCTTTGAAACAAGATCAGCAACAACTGGCTGAAAAACTCAATGTGATGTTTAAGAACCACCCGGAACTGGATAAACTGCACCAGACGAAACATCTGAATAATCTGAGTTGGTTGTGTCAGCGCTGGCTGGAACTCTTACCGATGCCAGCATTCCAGAAACAAGCATTGTTGACTGCACCGGATTGTCTGGATACCTATGATTATCTGCAAAGTATTATGCAGCAAAATCATTGA
- the moaA gene encoding GTP 3',8-cyclase MoaA translates to MAQQFEDNFQRKFYYLRLSITDVCNFRCTYCLPDGYHPEKGRKPSFLTLDEIRRVTAAFADCGTTKVRITGGEPSLRRDYTDIIHTVASQPGIEKVATTTNGYRMAKHVHEWRAAGLTHINVSVDSLDPRQFHQITGENLFHQVMAGIDAAFDAGYEQIKVNTVLLKGMNAEQLPQFLAWIKTRPIQLRFIELMQTGEMDTLFQNHHVSGVSIRNTLIANGWLLKAKSLNDGPAQVFYHPDYLGEIGLIMPYEKGFCTTCNRLRVSARGKLHLCLFGDHGVELRDLLSGDHQHDALIARIRGGLNEKSVSHYLLEGNTGMTPHLASIGG, encoded by the coding sequence GTGGCTCAACAATTTGAAGATAATTTTCAGCGCAAGTTTTATTACTTGCGCCTGTCGATCACTGATGTCTGTAATTTCAGGTGTACCTATTGCCTGCCCGATGGCTATCACCCTGAAAAAGGAAGGAAACCTTCCTTCCTGACGCTGGATGAAATCCGTCGTGTCACTGCCGCTTTTGCGGACTGTGGGACAACCAAAGTCCGGATCACCGGCGGTGAGCCGAGTTTGCGGCGAGACTATACAGACATTATCCATACTGTTGCTTCGCAACCTGGTATCGAGAAAGTGGCTACGACCACGAACGGTTACCGGATGGCTAAGCATGTCCATGAATGGCGTGCCGCAGGACTGACCCACATTAATGTCAGTGTGGACAGCCTGGACCCACGTCAATTCCATCAAATTACCGGCGAGAATCTTTTTCATCAGGTGATGGCTGGGATTGATGCCGCTTTTGATGCAGGTTATGAGCAGATCAAAGTGAACACGGTGTTGCTCAAAGGCATGAATGCTGAGCAATTACCCCAGTTCCTGGCCTGGATCAAAACACGTCCGATTCAACTCCGGTTTATTGAACTCATGCAGACAGGGGAGATGGATACTCTGTTTCAGAATCATCATGTCTCGGGTGTCAGTATCCGCAATACACTGATTGCGAATGGTTGGTTACTGAAAGCGAAAAGTCTGAATGATGGCCCTGCACAGGTGTTTTATCACCCGGACTACCTTGGTGAAATTGGTCTGATCATGCCTTATGAAAAAGGGTTTTGTACCACCTGTAACCGTCTGCGCGTTTCTGCACGGGGGAAATTGCATCTGTGTTTGTTTGGCGATCATGGCGTTGAGTTACGTGATTTGCTGAGTGGTGACCATCAACACGATGCGCTGATTGCCCGGATTCGCGGCGGACTGAATGAGAAATCCGTAAGCCACTATTTACTGGAAGGCAATACAGGTATGACACCGCATCTGGCATCTATCGGCGGTTGA